The Aptenodytes patagonicus chromosome 27, bAptPat1.pri.cur, whole genome shotgun sequence genome contains a region encoding:
- the NACA gene encoding nascent polypeptide-associated complex subunit alpha isoform X1: MPGEATETVPATEQELPQPQAETAPAALPPTAPVTAPVAAPAVLHAAHSPPLTPSPGPAGQALPAEPPSPAAALPAPAGPPAPVSPPVVPAAAIPVFSVPPQLPAPALQVPVTTFPPPAPAPQSPMGFAAPGSPGPAPVSPVSPGLPAPVSPALAAAPAAVMVAPLTPPVSPGSPPAALASPVKAAPSAAPPSPMGTAAEAPLPAPGAASAAPAPSCSPGAALAVLPLTPSLPLVASPLPASPTFLPAPTAPPKATACPQSPGSPPLPTAAPLCPVMAAAAAAPAVPVSPGSPASTPLASASASPQAPAPNSPLSPLTPPQCLALAGAISPPFFLAAPMALAPLSPPAPLVPAGMSPGSPGAPVSPLVTVAPSVAKSCPMGPAPVAPAAAPTAPAAGDPVPPSMARTPPGSPDPRAAPASVAAPITPVLSKPSPGAAPSPPGPPTAAAPSAAPAVATAALAKAAPASPVSPLAAPVPAAPLAPASSPPVTPAVAAPAAPPAAKAAPASPVTAPTSPLATAAPPAPAAPPAAKVAPTSPITAPSAPASSLPVTPAVAALVTPSVAKAPPVSLVAAPSAPSAPATPALAAPPAPAVPPAAKSPPMSPVTAPSAPSAPDSSPPVTPAMAAPATPPVARAPSKSPVAATPAPAAPVSPVTAPSAPSAPAAPAMAAPPAPAAPPTAKAAPKSPVAAPSAAATPAPAAPPAAKKPPKSSPAAAPSAPSAPADPVLAALPAPATPPAAKAPPKSPVAATPAPAAPPAPAAPPAAPAPAPGMPAPAPGTAAPAPGVLGAPPKPSADHATPALQKPEAGLPGSAPAGNLPPPASSVLSAPPAKKQTSPSKVAKLAPCPPPSKPPSKAPAPVSAAIDDDDLPPLIPPELPAAEPPVQPILVDLSPRAAVAPAEAPAPPAKQPALKNDKGSGTESDSDESVPELEEQDSTQATTQQAQLAAAAEIDEEPVSKAKQSRSEKKARKAMSKLGLRQVTGVTRVTIRKSKNILFVITKPDVYKSPASDTYIVFGEAKIEDLSQQAQLAAAEKFKVQGEAVSNIQENTQTPTVQEESEEEEVDETGVEVKDIELVMSQANVSRAKAVRALKNNSNDIVNAIMELTM; this comes from the exons CTGTTCTTCATGCTGCTCATTCCCCACCTCTGACTCCGTCTCCGGGCCCTGCAGGCCAGGCCCTCCCAGCGGAGCCACCTAGCCCTGCCgcggctctgcctgcccctgctgGCCCCCCGGCCCCCGTTTCCCCACCTGTGGTCCCAGCTGCGGCGATCCCCGTGTTTTCTgttcccccccagctccctgctccagctctgcaagTCCCAGTTACCActttccctcctccagccccagctccgCAGTCCCCGATGGGTTTTGCAGCCCCAGGATCTCCAGGGCCTGCCCCAGTTAGCCCAGTGTCTCCAGgactcccagcaccagtgtctcctgctctggctgctgctcctgccgcagTGATGGTGGCCCCCCTCACGCCCCCTGTGAGCCCTGGTTCTCCCCCCGCAGCTCTCGCTTCTCCTGTGAAAGCTGCCCCCTCTGCCGCCCCTCCAAGCCCCATGGGAACTGCAGCCGaggcccctctccctgcccccggGGCAGCCTCGGCAGCCCCTGCTCcttcctgcagccctggggcagccctggctgttCTCCCACtgaccccttcccttccccttgtGGCATCTCCCCTGCCGGCATCCCCCActttcctgcctgctcccactgCGCCTCCCAAGGCCACAGCTTGTCCCCAGAGCCCAGGCTCTCCCCCTCTTCCCACGgcagcccctctctgccctgtcatggcagcggcagcagccgcCCCGGCAGTACCGGTGTCTCCTGGCAGCCCTGCCTCCACCCCGCTGGCTTCTGCTTCGGCCTCTCCCCAGGCCCCAGCCCCCAACTCTCCCCTGTCCCccctcactcctccccagtgccTGGCCCTGGCCGGTGCCATCTCTCCGCCTTTCTTCCTGGCTGCCCCCATGGCCCTGGCCCCGTTGtcacctcctgcccctctggtGCCAGCTGGGATGTCTCCTGGGAGTCCCGGTGCTCCGGTCTCTCCACTGGTTACAGTTGCTCCTTCTGTTGCCAAGAGCTGTCCCATGGGCCCTGCCCCGGTGGCCCCGGCTGCTGCTCCTacagctccagctgcaggagaCCCAGTCCCTCCCTCCATGGCCAGGACACCTCCCGGGAGCCCGGACCCTCGGGCAGCGCCTGCCTCTGTGGCTGCTCCCATCACTCCTGTCCTGTCCAAACCCTCTCCGGGAGCTGCTCCATCTCCCCCAGGGCCACcgacagcagcagctcccagtgctgcACCAGCAGTGGCCACGGCTGCTTTGGCCAAAGCAGCTCCAGCGAGCCCCGTCTCCCCACTGGCAGctcctgtgcctgctgccccctTGGCCCCTGCCAGCTCCCCGCCTGTCACACCGGCGGTGGCAGCTCCAGCTGCCCCTCCTGCGGCCAAAGCGGCACCTGCAAGCCCAGTCACTGCCCCGACTTCTCCCCTTGCCACTGCAGCTCCAccagctccagctgcccctcCTGCAGCCAAAGTGGCTCCCACGAGCCCCATCACTGCCCCCTCagcccctgccagctccctgcctgtcACACCGGCGGTGGCAGCTCTGGTCACCCCTTCTGTGGCCAAAGCGCCTCCTGTGAGCCTGGTCGCTGCCccatctgctccctctgcccctgcCACGCCAGCTCTTGCAGCTCCACCAGCCCCAGCTGTCCCTCCTGCAGCCAAATCACCTCCTATGAGCCCTGTCACTGCCCCATCTGCCCCCTCTGCCCCTGACAGCTCCCCGCCTGTCACACCGGCGATGGCAGCTCCAGCCACCCCTCCTGTGGCCAGAGCACCTTCCAAGAGCCCTGTTGCAGCcacaccagctcctgcagctcccgTGAGCCCAGTCACTGCCCCGtctgctccctctgcccctgcCGCACCGGCGATGGCAGCTCCACCAGCTCCGGCTGCCCCTCCCACAGCCAAAGCGGCTCCCAAGAGCCCTGTTGCTGCTCCCTCTGCCGCAGCCACACCAGCTCCAGCTGCCCCCCCTGCAGCCAAAAAGCCTCCAAAGAGCAGCCCTGCCGCTGCCccatctgctccctctgcccctgcTGATCCAGtgctggcagctctgccagctccagccaCCCCTCCTGCGGCCAAAGCACCTCCCAAGAGCCCTGTTGCAGCcacaccagctcctgcagctccaccagctccagctgcccccccggcagcccctgccccggcaCCTGGCATGCCAGCTCCCGCTCCAGGCACGGCTGCCCCAGCACCGGGGGTTCTTGGTGCCCCCCCAAAGCCATCGGCTGATCATGCCACCCCTGCTCTCCAGAAACCAGAAGCCGGCCTTCCTGGCTCTGCACCGGCGGGTAACCTCCCCCCGCCTGCCTCTTCTGTGCTGAGCGCTCCCCCCGCAAAGAAGCAGACCTCTCCCAGTAAGGTTGCCAAGCtggccccctgcccacccccatccAAACCCCCCTCGAAGGCCCCGGCCCCTGTCAGCGCTGCCATTGACGACGACGACCTGCCGCCTCTGATCCCCCCAGAGCTGCCCGCTGCCGAGCCGCCGGTGCAGCCCATCCTGGTGGACCTCTCTCCCCGAGCAGCCGTGGCCCCCGCTGAGGCCCCTGCTCCTCCGGCTAAGCAGCCTGCCCTGAAGAATGACAAGG GGTCCGGAACAGAGTCTGACAGTGATGAATCCGTACCAGAGCTCGAAGAGCAAGACTCCACACAGGCCACAACACAGCAGGCACAG cttgcagcagcagctgaaatagATGAAGAACCCGttagcaaagcaaaacagagccGGAGTGAAAAGAAAGCACGGAAG GCAATGTCTAAACTGGGCCTTCGCCAGGTGACAGGAGTAACCAGAGTCACCATCCGGAAATCTAAGAACATCCTCTTCGTCATCACAAAGCCAGACGTGTACAAGAGCCCAGCGTCAGACACCTACATAGTCTTTGGCGAAGCGAAG ATCGAAGACCTGTCCCAGCAggcccagctggcagctgccgAAAAGTTCAAAGTGCAAGGAGAAGCTGTTTCAAACATCCAGGAAAACACACAGACCCCCACCGTGCAGGAGGAGAGCGAGGAAGAAGAG GTTGACGAAACCGGCGTCGAGGTGAAAGACATTGAGCTGGTGATGTCCCAGGCGAATGTGTCTCGAGCAAAGGCAGTCCGTGCCCTGAAGAACAACAGTAACGATATTGTAAATGCTATAATG gaGTTGACGATGTAG
- the PTGES3 gene encoding prostaglandin E synthase 3, with translation MQPASAKWYDRRDYVFIEFCVEDSKDVNVNFEKSKLTFSCLGGSDNFKHLNEIDLFNNIDPNESKHKRTDRSILCCLRKGESGQAWPRLTKERAKLNWLSVDFNNWKDWEDDSDEDMSNFDRFSEMMNNMGGDDDVDLPEVDGADDDSPDSDDEKMPDLE, from the exons AT GCAGCCTGCTTCTGCGAAGTGGTACGACCGAAGGGACTATGTCTTTATTGAATTTTGCGTTGAAGACAGTAAAGATGTTAatgtaaattttgaaaaatcCAAACTTACATTCAG tTGTCTTGGAGGAAGTGAtaactttaaacatttaaatgaaattgaCCTTTTTAATAATATTGATCCAAAT gAATCAAAGCATAAAAGAACAGACAGATCTATCTTGTGTTGTTTACGAAAAGGAGAATCTGGTCAGGCATGGCCAAGGTTAACAAAAGAGAGGGCAAAG CTCAACTGGCTCAGTGTGGACTTCAACAACTGGAAAGACTGGGAAGATGACTCAGATGAAGACATGTCCAATTTTGATCGCTTTTCTGAG ATGATGAACAACATGGGTGGAGATGACGACGTAGACTTGCCAGAAGTAGATGGGGCAGATGAT gACTCACCAGACAGTGATGACGAAA AAATGCCGGATCTGGAGTAA